One window of Metopolophium dirhodum isolate CAU chromosome 3, ASM1992520v1, whole genome shotgun sequence genomic DNA carries:
- the LOC132941815 gene encoding translocator protein: MCKITIPWIPITFTITPMIGGFIGGIFVRKNIKGWYETLNRPSWRPPNYMFGPVWTTLYLGMGYASYMVYRSGGGFFGAAKIPLALYASQLVLNWAWSPLFFEFHQLKWSLVEICVLWTNVAGCIVTFYQINKVASYFMIPYLGWLSLATALTYNIYKNNPEISDKVNDE; encoded by the exons ATGTGCAAAATCACCATACCTTGGATTCCTATAACATTCACAATAACACCTATGATAGGTGGTTTCATTGGAGGCATTTTTGTTCGCAAAAACATCAAAGGATGGTACGAG ACATTGAATCGACCATCCTGGAGGCCTCCAAATTATATGTTTGGTCCAGTTTGGACTACTTTGTATTTAGGAATGGGATATGCCTCATACATGGTATACCGTAGTGGAGGTGGATTTTTTG gtgCAGCAAAAATTCCTTTGGCATTGTACGCATCACAATTGGTTTTGAATTGGGCATGGTCACCTTTGTTCTTTGAGTTTCATCAGTTAAAATGG agtTTAGTGGAAATTTGTGTATTGTGGACTAATGTAGCTGGTTGCATTgtaacattttatcaaataaacaaaGTGGCTAGTTATTTTATGATTCCGTACTTAGGTTGGTTGTCGTTAGCAACAGCATTgacatataacatttataaaaataaccccGAAATATCAGATAAAGTTAATgatgaataa